The nucleotide window CAATgtgaacaacaaccactcCTTGTCATTTGATCAACGTTCCCTATTCCTGCACTGCCATCAAGTGTTTCGTCAGCTTCCTCCCCTGTCCCATCCAGTCCCAGTGGTATGGCCTTGTACTAGTGGCCACCCCCAGTGACGCTCGACCCGCGATGACTACGAGGATAAGACGATGCCTAATCCTCCATTTCTTCCCCCATGACAGCTGCCAgattcctcctcgccaagctCAGCGTATGCGTCAGAGCCGTGAGCTTGGCTGTCAAACTCATGAGACTGGGATCCGCACTCTCGACCCTGACCTTTTCCCTCACATACACCTCGACCTCTTTTCTTCGGGTGCCTGAGAGCACCGGCGCCAAGGGAATGTTTGGATCGTGGTTGCTATTGTGAATGTGCGGTAGCCCGGTCAAGTCGCCACCTGTGCAGCAGTACCCGAAAACCCGCTCGGCTTCGTCGTGTTCGAGACGGCGGGCGGTGCCAATGGCGAGGGCAAGCTTAGTGCTAAAGTGTACAGGGGCGTGGGCGGGTTCGAGGGTTCGGAGCCAGAGGACCAGACTTGAGTCCTGAATGGTGAGGTGGAAGGACAGGCAAGGATGAGAGGACTGGTTGTGCGAgctgttggaggggatggtcAAGGGCGGGATGAAGTGGGAGGGCGCTGCGGAGCGAGAGGTCCAAGAGGGATCCGAGTTGAGAAGAGGCGGCCCTTTGAGAATGGCGAGGGACTCTGTAAAGGACTGCGAGAGGAGGCGCAGCTGGGCCGACAGAAactggggggaggatgtaTTCTTGTccaaggttggcgaggactCGGTTGGGTACGAGTAACTGAGGGTCAAATTGAGGAGGTCGATCGAGTGGGTAAGCAAAGTGTGGAGGGTAGTAAGCGGGCCGAGGTGTATGGGATGGTCGGGGTTGATGCTTATTGTTTGCTGAGGAAGGGTGCGCAGACGAAGGTGGATGGTCTATTTCACAAACGTTAGGGAACATCAGCGACACAGGAGATCGGGaaacaacaaacccccttgACAATGCGCGTTCCGACACGGGTGATGGTGCCCTTTACTATCTCATTTCGAGGGGTGCTCAACACCAGAGTAGATCCGGGATCGATGGGCGCAAGGAGCGCATAGCAATCTTCGAGGCCAtgcttgaggttggtgagggtttcGTGGAGCTCTTGAACAAGCCAGCCGAGTTCGCGTTCCTGTGTTTGCGGTGGTGTAAGTGGAGGTCTAACCACGACCCAAGATTCCAAAAGCGTCTCAGCCATTGTGCTCCTGCTCCAAATCAGCGACGTACTTCACATTCCCTAATGGCGACCTTAAGTTCTTCTGGCGCAATTCGAGGCCAGATTTCGACAGACATGGTTTACGCGTCCCGGGCTATCGTGATGTTTGATTCGAGATGTAGGCATCCATATTACGATTGAGACTCTGTCGGTTGTATGGTGACTGTCAGCAACAATGATGGTGTGCCTGGATTATGGATATCATATGCATACAAAAGAGAACAAAACCGTTGGAAGCTGAAGTGGTatgatgctgctgtctgAGACGCTGTCGCAATTGTTGGCGGGGAGCTCCATGTTAGCCAGCAAATACGGCAGGCGGTCAAAGCTCCAGTGGGGCTCTTCAGCCTTGGCCCGCCCAGTTCTGGGGTTGACGGTCCCACTAACGGCTTTGAACTTTTGacaccatccatccatcaactACGCCAACCTCTGACGACGGGACTCACTCTCTACACTTTGCATAGCCGGCACTAACTACACCGGCAGAGCCTCTGTGACAGGTTCCAAGCCTTAATCATACAGAGATATTGTTGCTCCAACTCTTGCACCCACAGGCCGCATCGCATATCCATCCAAGAAgccatcccccccatctaGTCAACGGCGATCTCTCTTTTGCGGCTATCATACACCCGGCGACGCACCAACTTCTCCAGTCGCAGTGCCATGGCCTCTCCAATGACACAGCAGCCTGTGGGCGCACCAACTACGCTGCCAAACAAACCCG belongs to Podospora bellae-mahoneyi strain CBS 112042 chromosome 6, whole genome shotgun sequence and includes:
- a CDS encoding hypothetical protein (EggNog:ENOG503P0G1; COG:S), whose product is MSVEIWPRIAPEELKVAIRECEERELGWLVQELHETLTNLKHGLEDCYALLAPIDPGSTLVLSTPRNEIVKGTITRVGTRIVKGTIHLRLRTLPQQTISINPDHPIHLGPLTTLHTLLTHSIDLLNLTLSYSYPTESSPTLDKNTSSPQFLSAQLRLLSQSFTESLAILKGPPLLNSDPSWTSRSAAPSHFIPPLTIPSNSSHNQSSHPCLSFHLTIQDSSLVLWLRTLEPAHAPVHFSTKLALAIGTARRLEHDEAERVFGYCCTGGDLTGLPHIHNSNHDPNIPLAPVLSGTRRKEVEVYVREKVRVESADPSLMSLTAKLTALTHTLSLARRNLAAVMGEEMED